A stretch of the Microcebus murinus isolate Inina chromosome 6, M.murinus_Inina_mat1.0, whole genome shotgun sequence genome encodes the following:
- the LOC105864599 gene encoding olfactory receptor 11G2-like, which yields MKTFNTPSNSSTISGFLLLGFPCPREGQILLFVLFSAVYLLTLMGNGSIICAVRWDQRLHTPMYILLANFSFLEIWYVTSTVPNMLANFLSDNKVISFAGCFLQFYFFFSLGSTECFLLGVMAFDRYLAICRPLHYPTIMTRRLCTDLLINCWVLGFLWFLIPIIIFSQMTFCASRIIDHFLCDPGPLLALTCTKSPVIELVFSTLSPLPVMIFFLFIMASYALVLRAVLRVPSAAGRRKAFSTCGSHLAVVSLFYGSIFVMYASPASEHKTGMQKIVTLFYSVVTPLLNPVIYSLRNKDMKKAMQKFLGM from the coding sequence ATGAAGACCTTCAACACTCCTAGCAATTCCAGCACCATCTctggcttcctcctcctgggcttcccttgtcccagggaggggcagatCCTCCTCTTTGTGCTCTTCTCTGCTGTCTACCTCCTGACCCTCATGGGCAATGGTTCCATCATCTGTGCTGTGCGCTGGGATCAGAGactccacacccccatgtacATCCTGCTCGCCAACTTCTCCTTCCTGGAGATCTGGTACGTCACCTCCACGGTCCCCAACATGCTGGCAAACTTCCTCTCTGACAACAAGGTCATCTCCTTCGCAGGGTGCTTTCTCCAGTTCTACTTCTTCTTCTCCTTGGGTTCTACGGAATGTTTTCTCCTGGGGGTTATGGCGTTTGATCGATACCTCGCCATCTGCCGACCTCTACACTATCCCACCATTATGACCAGACGTCTCTGCACTGATCTTCTGATTAATTGCTGGGTACTTGGTTTCCTCTGGTTCTTAATCCCCATCATCATCTTCTCCCAAATGACCTTCTGTGCATCCAGGATTATTGACCACTTCCTGTGTGACCCAGGTCCTCTTCTAGCACTCACTTGCACAAAATCACCTGTGATAGAGCTTGTCTTCTCCACCTTAAGTCCTCTGCCtgtaatgattttctttctctttatcatgGCATCCTATGCTCTTGTCCTGAGAGCTGTGTTGAGAGTCCCTTCAGCTGCTGGGAGAAGAAAGGCTTTCTCCACCTGTGGGTCTCACCTGGCTGTGGTGTCTCTCTTCTATGGTTCAATATTTGTCATGTATGCGAGCCCAGCATCTGAGCATAAAACTGGAATGCAGAAGATTGTGACtctgttttattctgttgtgACCCCACTCCTAAACCCTGTGATATATAGTCTTAggaacaaagatatgaaaaaagcCATGCAGAAATTTCTGGGAATGTAA